Proteins from a single region of Myxococcaceae bacterium JPH2:
- a CDS encoding TolC family protein: MRLRLTLALLATTCAGCEFIRPVVVQPPPAPSRYATSVDLRTEPPQASSASEGGVPSPQPSKEGVPAQPAERVTQDAVWWSAFADPALDTAIQECFGSNLALRDARELIYENQLDPNVPQGWWYPLQVGILNPARLSHVVSIVPPAPATQVEYNIATADFGVAYQVDLFGNLAAQRSAGLNFAEQQRQLTEGRVQDLALRITQIWFDILEARALRDLTLRQIDSNKELLRLIRARFEQHLTPRLAVLQQEQLLVNLESQVPLIATRNALLNSELKALLGRVPSPADDIVPLERQLPDLPPPPQLGTPGDLNVNTPEMRLAQLRVAEVGHRINANRASWLPTIELVGSVGAAKVGFSEPVLGQSVVGLNLTWALFDGRRFTEHLRLPIQLQRRQVQYQLALQTAIGRVQNAVVQEENEATSLRSLRTQVQLGRQLLDEARRIFEQGQSDYLTVLTALTNLIGLERASLQAQRLLLNHRVEVYRSLGGTWSRDVTLKRE; this comes from the coding sequence ATGAGACTTCGATTGACGCTCGCCCTCCTCGCGACGACCTGCGCCGGTTGCGAGTTCATCCGTCCCGTCGTCGTCCAACCGCCTCCGGCGCCGAGCCGCTACGCGACCTCCGTCGACCTGCGCACCGAGCCGCCCCAAGCGTCCAGCGCATCCGAGGGCGGGGTTCCCAGCCCGCAGCCGTCGAAGGAGGGCGTGCCCGCGCAGCCCGCCGAGCGCGTCACCCAGGACGCGGTCTGGTGGTCGGCGTTCGCCGATCCGGCGCTCGACACGGCCATTCAGGAGTGCTTCGGCAGCAACCTGGCCCTGCGCGACGCGCGGGAGCTGATCTACGAGAACCAGCTCGACCCCAACGTGCCGCAAGGTTGGTGGTACCCGCTCCAGGTCGGCATCCTCAACCCGGCGAGGCTGAGTCATGTCGTCTCCATCGTTCCGCCCGCGCCGGCAACCCAGGTCGAGTACAACATCGCCACCGCCGATTTCGGAGTGGCCTACCAGGTCGACCTGTTCGGGAACCTCGCGGCGCAGCGAAGCGCGGGGTTGAACTTCGCCGAGCAGCAGCGGCAGCTCACCGAGGGCCGCGTCCAGGACCTCGCGCTGCGAATCACCCAGATCTGGTTCGACATCCTCGAGGCCCGCGCGCTCCGGGACCTCACGCTGCGGCAGATCGACTCCAACAAGGAGCTGCTCCGGCTGATTCGAGCGCGGTTCGAGCAGCACCTCACGCCCCGGCTCGCGGTGCTGCAGCAGGAGCAGCTGCTGGTGAACCTCGAATCGCAGGTGCCGCTGATCGCCACCCGGAACGCGCTCTTGAACTCGGAGCTGAAGGCGCTGCTGGGCCGGGTCCCCAGCCCCGCGGACGACATCGTTCCACTCGAGCGACAGCTTCCCGATCTCCCGCCTCCGCCACAACTCGGAACGCCAGGCGACCTGAACGTGAACACGCCCGAGATGCGGCTCGCGCAGCTGCGCGTCGCCGAGGTCGGGCACCGCATCAACGCGAACCGGGCGAGCTGGCTTCCGACCATCGAGCTGGTGGGCAGCGTGGGCGCCGCGAAGGTCGGCTTCTCGGAGCCGGTCCTTGGCCAGTCCGTCGTCGGGCTCAATCTGACCTGGGCCCTGTTCGATGGACGGCGATTCACCGAGCACTTGCGATTGCCAATCCAACTCCAGCGTCGCCAGGTCCAATACCAGCTCGCGCTGCAGACCGCGATCGGACGGGTGCAGAATGCCGTGGTCCAGGAGGAGAACGAGGCGACGAGCCTGCGCAGCCTGCGTACGCAGGTCCAGCTCGGGCGGCAGCTCCTGGACGAGGCGAGGCGGATCTTCGAGCAGGGGCAGTCGGACTATCTGACGGTGCTCACCGCCCTGACGAATCTGATCGGGCTCGAGCGCGCAAGTCTGCAAGCGCAACGGCTGCTGCTCAACCATCGCGTCGAGGTCTATCGCTCGCTCGGCGGCACCTGGTCGCGCGACGTCACACTGAAGCGGGAGTGA